A genomic region of Thermodesulfobium narugense DSM 14796 contains the following coding sequences:
- a CDS encoding formate--tetrahydrofolate ligase, with protein sequence MKFQKMLKLKKIFDISKKYEIPEESLRPYGDYIAKVDYRLLYESMKDFGKLIFVTGITPTPYGEGKTTTVIGLVDALNRLGYKSLASIRQPSLGPIFGIKGGAAGGGYAQVVPMDDINLLFTGDFPAIEYANNLLASLIDNHIFHGNELGIDSRKIKFRRAIDMNDRSLRSIVVGLGGSANGFPREAGFDITAASEVMAIFGLSLNINDLKKKLGEILVGFSYDKKPIYARDLKAEGAMAAILRRAINPNLVQTLENNLAFVHGGPFANIAHGTSSILSIKLALKFSDYAVVEGGFATDLGGEKFLDIIARLGDLKVCAVVIVATTRALKYHGGLKVNYVEDSNKNLVRGLQNLEKHIENMQAFGLKVVVALNKFSEDTKEEIKIVRDFVESMGVGFALSDVWAQGGKGGEELAKKIVEIEEERTPRFIYKLEQSPKEKIERIAKIIYGASLVEYSQEAEADLKDVSLVGMDNSFVCMAKTPLSLSADPKLIGRPEDFKIMVREVRISHGANFIVPVLGKIMTMPGLPKIPQAVKFDIFENGEMQGIY encoded by the coding sequence ATGAAATTTCAAAAAATGCTAAAATTAAAAAAAATTTTTGATATTTCAAAAAAATATGAAATACCTGAGGAATCATTGAGGCCATATGGTGATTATATAGCAAAAGTAGATTACAGGCTTTTATACGAGTCCATGAAAGATTTTGGTAAGCTTATATTTGTTACTGGAATTACACCCACTCCTTATGGTGAAGGCAAAACTACTACTGTTATTGGTTTAGTAGATGCTTTAAATAGGCTAGGGTATAAATCCCTTGCTTCTATAAGGCAACCATCACTAGGTCCAATTTTTGGTATCAAAGGTGGAGCTGCAGGTGGAGGATATGCTCAGGTTGTACCTATGGATGATATAAACCTTCTTTTTACGGGAGATTTTCCTGCTATCGAGTATGCAAATAATCTTTTGGCATCTCTTATTGATAACCATATTTTTCATGGAAATGAGTTAGGAATTGATTCTAGAAAAATTAAGTTTAGAAGAGCTATAGATATGAATGACAGATCTCTTAGAAGTATAGTTGTTGGTTTGGGCGGAAGTGCTAATGGATTTCCTAGAGAGGCAGGATTTGATATTACTGCAGCTTCTGAAGTAATGGCCATATTTGGTCTTTCGCTGAATATTAACGATTTAAAAAAGAAATTAGGAGAAATTTTGGTTGGTTTTTCATATGACAAAAAGCCAATTTATGCTAGAGATTTGAAAGCTGAAGGTGCAATGGCTGCTATATTAAGAAGAGCAATTAATCCGAACTTGGTTCAGACTCTTGAAAATAATCTTGCTTTTGTACATGGCGGGCCCTTTGCGAATATAGCTCATGGCACTTCTTCTATTTTATCTATTAAACTTGCTTTAAAATTTTCAGATTATGCCGTGGTAGAAGGAGGATTTGCTACCGATCTTGGTGGAGAGAAATTTTTAGATATTATTGCAAGGCTTGGAGATTTAAAAGTTTGTGCTGTGGTGATAGTGGCTACTACTCGGGCACTTAAGTATCATGGGGGTTTGAAAGTAAATTATGTTGAAGACTCAAACAAAAATCTTGTAAGAGGTCTACAAAATTTAGAAAAACATATTGAAAATATGCAAGCCTTCGGGTTAAAAGTAGTTGTTGCATTAAATAAGTTTAGTGAAGATACAAAAGAAGAGATCAAAATTGTAAGGGATTTTGTCGAATCTATGGGAGTTGGGTTTGCTCTTTCAGATGTTTGGGCACAAGGCGGCAAAGGAGGAGAGGAACTAGCTAAGAAAATTGTTGAGATTGAAGAAGAGAGAACTCCAAGATTTATATATAAGCTTGAACAATCTCCAAAAGAAAAGATTGAACGAATTGCCAAAATTATTTATGGTGCAAGTTTAGTAGAATATTCTCAAGAAGCAGAAGCAGACCTTAAGGATGTTTCTTTGGTAGGAATGGATAATTCTTTTGTTTGTATGGCAAAGACCCCTTTATCTTTATCAGCTGATCCTAAATTAATTGGTAGACCAGAGGATTTTAAAATTATGGTTAGAGAAGTCAGAATTTCTCATGGGGCTAATTTTATTGTTCCAGTGCTTGGTAAGATAATGACTATGCCTGGGCTTCCAAAAATACCTCAAGCTGTAAAATTTGATATATTTGAAAATGGTGAGATGCAAGGAATATATTGA
- a CDS encoding hotdog fold thioesterase, whose amino-acid sequence MNEKIVKFMRENDKVAVWLNVKILEVRTGYSKISMIVREDMLNSVKICQGGVIFSFADFAFALASNSHGKIAVGISANINYLKPSLAGEELIAECFESGRSRKLGLYDVKVYKNKNKELIASFTGQVYIKEERFEV is encoded by the coding sequence GTGAATGAGAAAATTGTTAAGTTTATGAGAGAAAATGATAAAGTGGCAGTATGGCTTAATGTAAAAATACTTGAAGTTAGAACTGGATATTCTAAAATTTCTATGATTGTTAGAGAAGACATGTTAAATTCTGTAAAAATTTGTCAGGGAGGAGTTATATTTTCGTTTGCAGATTTTGCCTTTGCTTTAGCATCAAATTCTCATGGTAAAATTGCTGTTGGGATTTCTGCAAACATAAATTATTTAAAGCCATCACTTGCAGGAGAAGAGCTTATTGCTGAATGTTTTGAATCTGGCAGATCGAGAAAGTTAGGACTTTATGATGTTAAAGTATATAAGAATAAAAATAAAGAGCTTATTGCTTCTTTTACTGGGCAAGTGTACATAAAAGAAGAGAGATTTGAAGTATAA
- a CDS encoding acetate--CoA ligase, giving the protein MSIEAKNETLNMIKESKIIFPNKDKVKNTNAGSIDAFNNLLKRSWDEPEKFWEDVANELSWFHPWSKTIEGEFPNFKFFTGGITNPAFNMLDRNIEKGYANKLALIWEGENYETKFYTYKMLLCEVNKFCNVLKGFGLKKGDRVSIYLPNLAETVIAVLACYRMGVLFNTVFSGFSANALRERLNHFEPQVFITADGIYRRGKVIALKEQADIAIEKVSSIKASIVVKRGGNPISMKSGRDYWWDDLMRKSEAEFQPELIEANEPGLVFYTSGTTGKPKGVVHSGNAFVINNYIYAKYHLDLHQDDVFWCMADIGWLTMHIWGIVGALSNGITTIFYEGAIDYPEQDRVYQILEKYRVNKWWTSPTATRMLMKFGEEKLKPYDLSSLDVVAFVGEPLNPEAWKWVYEKIGKGKIYLNNTYGQTETAGCPLAGAAWLTPMKPGSCGIQFLGAQLDIVDDFGNPVEPMTVGNLVFKKPIPMLIRDLWKDHERYLDTYFYKVPGTYFTYDAAVRDNDGHIWVLSRTDDVINVSGHRISTMEIESAVMEVEGVVESAVIGSPDEVKGMMPVVFVTVRDENNEEEIINKIKLKIVEKIGKIALPKDVFCVPTTPKTPSGKIMRRFLRELVIKGKIVSDTTSLENPDSIEIISKIISGI; this is encoded by the coding sequence ATGTCTATTGAAGCTAAAAATGAGACTTTAAATATGATTAAAGAAAGTAAAATAATATTTCCAAATAAAGATAAAGTTAAAAATACCAATGCAGGCAGCATTGATGCCTTTAATAATTTATTAAAAAGGTCCTGGGATGAACCAGAAAAATTTTGGGAAGATGTAGCAAATGAATTGTCCTGGTTTCACCCATGGTCAAAAACAATTGAAGGAGAATTTCCAAACTTTAAGTTTTTTACAGGGGGGATAACAAATCCAGCTTTTAATATGTTAGATAGAAATATTGAAAAGGGATATGCAAATAAGCTTGCACTTATATGGGAAGGCGAAAATTATGAAACGAAGTTTTATACCTATAAAATGCTTCTTTGTGAAGTTAATAAATTTTGTAATGTTTTAAAAGGCTTTGGTTTGAAAAAAGGTGATAGAGTCTCAATTTATCTTCCAAACCTAGCTGAGACAGTTATTGCTGTTCTTGCTTGCTATAGAATGGGAGTTTTATTTAATACCGTATTTTCTGGTTTTTCTGCCAATGCACTTAGAGAAAGGCTAAATCACTTTGAGCCACAAGTATTTATTACAGCAGATGGAATTTATAGAAGAGGTAAGGTTATTGCTCTCAAAGAACAGGCTGACATTGCAATTGAAAAGGTAAGTAGTATAAAAGCCTCAATTGTTGTTAAAAGAGGCGGAAACCCTATAAGTATGAAGTCAGGTAGGGATTATTGGTGGGATGATTTAATGAGAAAATCTGAAGCTGAATTTCAGCCAGAACTTATTGAAGCAAATGAACCTGGTTTGGTTTTCTATACTAGTGGTACCACTGGTAAACCGAAAGGCGTAGTTCATTCGGGTAATGCTTTTGTAATAAACAACTATATTTATGCTAAATATCATTTAGATTTGCATCAAGATGATGTCTTTTGGTGTATGGCTGACATTGGATGGTTGACAATGCATATTTGGGGTATAGTTGGTGCATTGTCGAATGGTATAACAACTATTTTTTATGAAGGAGCAATAGATTATCCAGAACAGGATAGAGTTTATCAAATTTTGGAAAAGTATAGAGTTAACAAGTGGTGGACTTCTCCAACTGCTACTAGAATGTTGATGAAATTTGGGGAAGAAAAATTGAAGCCTTATGATCTAAGTTCATTAGATGTAGTTGCTTTTGTGGGAGAACCTTTAAACCCTGAAGCTTGGAAATGGGTTTATGAAAAAATTGGAAAAGGTAAGATATATCTAAATAATACTTATGGCCAAACAGAAACTGCCGGATGTCCTTTAGCAGGTGCTGCATGGCTTACCCCTATGAAACCTGGTTCATGTGGTATTCAATTTTTGGGAGCACAATTAGACATAGTTGATGATTTTGGTAACCCAGTAGAACCAATGACAGTAGGAAATCTAGTTTTCAAAAAACCAATACCAATGTTGATTAGAGATCTTTGGAAAGATCATGAGAGATACCTTGATACTTATTTTTATAAAGTGCCAGGTACATATTTTACATATGATGCTGCTGTGAGAGATAATGATGGCCATATATGGGTGCTTTCTAGAACTGATGACGTTATAAACGTATCAGGGCATAGAATTAGTACTATGGAGATTGAAAGCGCAGTTATGGAAGTTGAAGGAGTAGTAGAGTCGGCTGTAATAGGAAGTCCTGATGAAGTAAAAGGTATGATGCCTGTTGTTTTTGTTACAGTTAGAGATGAAAATAACGAAGAAGAAATTATAAATAAAATAAAATTAAAAATTGTTGAAAAAATTGGCAAAATAGCTCTTCCTAAAGATGTTTTTTGTGTCCCAACTACTCCGAAAACTCCTAGCGGAAAGATTATGAGAAGATTTTTAAGAGAATTGGTTATTAAAGGTAAGATTGTAAGCGATACTACAAGTTTGGAGAATCCTGATAGCATAGAAATTATCAGTAAAATAATTTCAGGGATCTAA
- a CDS encoding peroxiredoxin — protein sequence MFNEGDKVSDFCLNGIDENSNEKVFCFKDLIKDKKNLILYFYPKDNTPGCTTEACDFRDNMNFILKYAAVAGVSPDSIASHKKFQERHSLNFPLLSDPEKKILTLFGAYGEKKMYGKTSMGVIRSTFLITPDMVLKKAWRNVKAKGHVDTILKYFENTD from the coding sequence ATGTTTAATGAGGGAGATAAAGTAAGCGATTTTTGTCTTAATGGGATAGATGAAAACTCAAATGAAAAAGTTTTTTGTTTTAAGGATTTAATAAAGGATAAAAAAAACCTTATTCTTTATTTCTATCCAAAGGATAATACACCAGGCTGCACAACAGAGGCGTGCGATTTCAGAGATAATATGAACTTCATATTGAAATATGCTGCTGTTGCAGGTGTTAGCCCTGACTCTATTGCGTCACATAAAAAATTTCAGGAAAGGCATAGTTTGAACTTTCCTCTTCTTTCTGATCCTGAGAAGAAGATCTTAACTCTTTTTGGCGCATACGGTGAGAAGAAAATGTATGGAAAAACAAGTATGGGAGTTATTAGATCTACATTTTTAATTACACCTGATATGGTATTGAAAAAAGCATGGCGAAATGTCAAAGCAAAAGGTCATGTCGATACTATTTTAAAATATTTTGAAAATACTGATTAA
- a CDS encoding MORN repeat-containing protein, with translation MGIFLKAAFMITIFLSSFIFTQTESLAIQSSATDPKTNCQVLWSSDSYKIISVNWDGDCVNGKAQGKGKISLILQDDKGLGYKGSGVGEFDNGFLNGHAAMNFSDGDSFNADFKNGQMNGNGMYKSSDGSIYEGEFKDNKPNGQGTYTWADGRIYKGEWLNGFIARDLNGFIGIQWGSSVQEMKDVIKDRPNTSFLNKLEDSNSKTSTYIYHTTFSDKGANLFLYFIDNKFYYGVFLININKNEISQNDMMNYFSNLRDSITQKYGPYNTCTGKDFDASCIWTFATKSNFPNAIHLGFDKIEPSTLNFPYVIRLDYINGEMFNKIEKVISKPPSDL, from the coding sequence GTGGGGATTTTTTTGAAGGCAGCCTTTATGATTACTATTTTTCTATCTTCATTTATTTTTACCCAAACTGAAAGTTTAGCTATTCAAAGTTCTGCTACTGATCCCAAAACAAATTGCCAGGTGCTTTGGTCATCTGATAGCTATAAAATTATTTCTGTTAATTGGGATGGTGATTGTGTTAATGGTAAAGCTCAGGGTAAGGGCAAGATAAGTTTAATTTTGCAAGACGATAAAGGGTTAGGCTACAAAGGAAGTGGTGTCGGCGAATTTGATAATGGCTTCCTCAATGGTCACGCTGCTATGAACTTTTCAGATGGTGACTCCTTTAATGCAGATTTTAAAAACGGACAAATGAATGGAAACGGAATGTATAAATCTTCGGATGGTTCTATCTATGAGGGCGAATTTAAAGATAATAAACCAAATGGACAGGGTACGTATACTTGGGCTGATGGAAGAATTTATAAAGGCGAGTGGTTAAATGGCTTTATCGCAAGAGATTTAAATGGTTTTATAGGAATTCAATGGGGTTCATCTGTCCAAGAAATGAAAGATGTTATAAAGGATCGACCAAATACAAGCTTCTTGAATAAATTGGAGGATAGCAATAGTAAAACTTCTACTTACATTTATCATACTACTTTTTCAGATAAAGGAGCAAATTTATTTTTATATTTTATCGACAACAAGTTTTATTATGGTGTTTTTTTAATTAACATTAACAAAAATGAAATCAGTCAAAACGATATGATGAACTATTTTTCTAATTTAAGGGATTCGATTACTCAAAAATATGGTCCTTATAATACCTGTACAGGCAAAGATTTTGATGCTTCTTGCATCTGGACTTTTGCTACGAAGTCAAATTTTCCAAACGCTATTCACTTAGGGTTCGACAAGATAGAGCCTTCTACTTTGAATTTCCCATATGTAATAAGATTAGATTATATAAATGGCGAAATGTTCAATAAAATTGAAAAAGTTATTTCAAAGCCTCCTAGTGATTTGTAA
- a CDS encoding PD-(D/E)XK nuclease family protein → MSNLNFWTKNSEKIIWLKEDSDLIDEIVNCIASNLISEEYIVIFPNRRAIHYFYSKIAKRIRTASKIPATYSIDDFVDYIYERKINVYRKINIIESIDIIYMLLGNPEKFDSFKKIHNSFEEFIPWGEEFFKNFEELLINNVNFNSFDKINVFSSSKLYENSLIYKVLKTDFTNIIKDFFELYKDFYSELENRKLSTRASRYNFVQRIELPEKTYIIGGFSRLNKCEEELFKNILSSRKSHIFVKKSFNFYDLENKKFYIYQSQTLNGQVLKLRNILEQKKPLNYKDVIVLTSENSLFPVLYNAIPAGEKYNVSIGYPLSRTPIYSLFDMVSILLSRMNNLKFYAKDYINLLFHPYIKTLKFDKFSIVSENFPNIENFVTRIIFQKIQENIRNKNKIFISLSEFERNSEIFKEVLDAIKSFDVKINSEDNFTSSLSEFLIEIHNKVIKLFLNIKNFPDFIQRAVDLLDYISIKSLGHLNLYGNNFFRYAYETLFDLYSTRISHAKFKNLNQYFNLLKFFMQSSRIPFSSSILDGIQILGALETRNINFDRVFYLDISDDKLPNVNKEELFLTQDIRRILDLPTIKEREELQRTNFINLINSAKEVYFFYSNSDSRTISRFVENIVWDLQKIRGSIEMPIDSKGINFQASFAQENPVPIEKNDDIIKFLKDFEFSPTSIDRYLRCPLSFYFAYVLNLKEHKEIEEDISSIEIGNIVHEILHFYFKKWLNVEFINVDFDNELKEIYKILDIKFQEIESKEVLLQKEQCRLALRNVLEKNIKELNSMKILFLEKEFTTKLSFNELKVRLVGRVDRIHKLKDEYFLIDYKTGVSKIPKSNFLPTLENRNLWFENIRSFQLPFYIFLFEEFKKINFEQIIAGTWSLKNIDDEKYFQFNYETHNAYFNALKYLISEILNKDVPFLPVSNKTEQRCAFCLYQTICSRQWVKKRTIL, encoded by the coding sequence ATGAGTAATCTTAATTTTTGGACTAAAAATAGTGAAAAAATAATATGGTTAAAGGAAGATAGCGATCTAATTGATGAAATTGTTAACTGCATAGCTAGTAATTTAATTTCTGAAGAATATATCGTTATTTTTCCAAATAGAAGGGCGATTCATTATTTTTACTCAAAAATTGCTAAGCGCATACGAACAGCATCTAAAATTCCTGCGACTTATTCTATTGATGATTTTGTTGATTATATATATGAAAGAAAGATTAATGTTTATAGGAAAATTAATATTATAGAATCTATTGACATAATCTATATGCTATTGGGTAATCCAGAAAAATTTGATTCCTTTAAAAAAATTCATAATTCCTTCGAAGAATTTATTCCTTGGGGTGAAGAATTTTTTAAAAATTTTGAAGAGCTCTTGATTAACAATGTAAATTTTAATAGTTTTGATAAAATAAATGTTTTTTCTAGTTCAAAATTATATGAAAACTCTTTAATTTATAAAGTCTTAAAAACTGATTTTACTAACATTATTAAGGATTTCTTTGAGTTGTATAAAGACTTTTACTCAGAACTTGAAAATAGAAAACTTTCTACAAGAGCTTCAAGATATAATTTTGTCCAGAGAATAGAATTACCAGAGAAAACTTATATAATTGGAGGTTTTTCACGTTTAAATAAATGCGAAGAAGAACTTTTTAAAAACATATTAAGTAGTAGAAAATCACACATTTTTGTGAAAAAAAGTTTTAATTTTTATGATTTGGAAAACAAAAAATTTTATATATATCAATCTCAAACTTTAAATGGTCAGGTTCTTAAATTGAGAAATATATTAGAGCAAAAAAAGCCTTTAAACTATAAAGACGTTATAGTATTAACCTCTGAAAATAGTTTATTTCCTGTATTATATAATGCTATTCCTGCAGGGGAAAAGTACAATGTTTCAATAGGCTATCCTCTTTCAAGAACACCAATATACTCTTTGTTTGATATGGTTTCTATTTTACTATCCAGAATGAATAACTTAAAGTTTTATGCTAAAGACTATATAAATCTACTTTTTCATCCATATATAAAAACTCTGAAGTTTGATAAATTTTCTATTGTTTCAGAAAATTTCCCAAATATAGAAAATTTTGTCACTAGAATTATTTTCCAAAAAATTCAAGAAAATATTAGGAACAAAAACAAAATTTTTATTTCATTAAGCGAATTTGAAAGAAATTCAGAAATTTTTAAAGAGGTTCTTGATGCTATTAAATCTTTTGACGTGAAAATTAATTCAGAAGATAATTTTACATCTTCTTTGAGCGAGTTTCTAATTGAAATTCATAACAAAGTAATTAAATTATTTTTAAATATAAAGAATTTTCCTGATTTTATACAGAGAGCAGTTGATTTATTGGATTATATATCAATAAAATCTTTAGGGCACCTGAATCTTTATGGAAACAACTTTTTTAGATATGCATATGAAACTCTTTTCGACTTATATTCCACTAGGATCTCACACGCTAAGTTTAAAAATTTAAATCAGTACTTTAATTTGTTAAAATTTTTTATGCAAAGCTCCAGGATTCCATTTTCTTCTTCTATTTTAGATGGTATTCAGATTTTAGGTGCACTTGAAACAAGAAATATTAATTTCGATAGAGTTTTCTACTTGGATATTAGTGATGATAAACTGCCAAATGTGAATAAAGAAGAACTTTTTTTGACGCAAGATATAAGAAGAATTTTAGATCTACCTACAATAAAAGAGAGAGAAGAACTTCAAAGAACTAACTTTATTAATTTAATAAATAGTGCTAAAGAAGTTTATTTTTTTTATTCTAATTCTGACTCAAGAACAATTTCGAGGTTTGTAGAGAATATAGTTTGGGACTTACAAAAGATAAGAGGATCTATTGAAATGCCTATTGACAGTAAAGGCATAAATTTTCAGGCTTCATTTGCCCAAGAAAATCCTGTTCCTATCGAAAAAAATGATGATATTATAAAGTTTCTTAAAGACTTTGAGTTCAGTCCTACTTCTATCGACAGATATCTAAGGTGTCCACTTTCATTTTATTTTGCCTATGTCTTGAATTTGAAAGAGCACAAAGAGATAGAAGAAGATATTAGCAGCATAGAAATAGGCAATATAGTTCATGAAATTTTACATTTTTATTTCAAAAAATGGCTTAACGTTGAATTTATAAATGTAGATTTTGATAATGAGTTAAAAGAAATATATAAAATTTTAGATATAAAATTTCAAGAAATTGAATCAAAAGAAGTTTTGCTCCAGAAGGAACAATGTAGACTAGCATTAAGGAATGTTTTAGAAAAAAATATTAAGGAACTTAACAGTATGAAGATCTTGTTTCTTGAAAAGGAGTTTACTACAAAACTTTCTTTTAATGAGTTGAAAGTAAGGTTGGTTGGAAGAGTTGATAGAATACACAAGTTGAAAGACGAATATTTTTTGATAGATTACAAAACAGGTGTTTCGAAGATTCCTAAATCAAATTTTTTGCCGACGTTAGAAAACAGAAATTTGTGGTTTGAGAATATTAGATCTTTTCAGTTGCCATTTTATATATTTTTGTTTGAAGAGTTTAAAAAAATAAACTTTGAACAAATAATAGCTGGTACTTGGAGTTTAAAAAATATTGATGATGAAAAATACTTTCAATTTAATTATGAAACTCATAATGCTTATTTTAATGCCTTGAAGTATCTAATTTCAGAAATTTTGAACAAAGATGTGCCTTTTTTGCCTGTTTCTAATAAAACTGAACAAAGATGTGCCTTTTGTCTGTATCAAACTATTTGTTCGAGACAGTGGGTAAAGAAAAGAACTATTTTATAA